One window of Patescibacteria group bacterium genomic DNA carries:
- a CDS encoding vitamin K epoxide reductase family protein, producing the protein MTKAKKPFLDSYRKFALILVILSVIGLMASFILTVEKINLLKYPSSPLSCNLNPIVSCGSVIESGQAEAFGFTNSLIGLAGFSVIITICVGMLAGAKYKKWFWLGLQAGTILGVIFAHWLFYQSVYVIQALCPFCIVVWAVVIGLFVYTTCFNFAEGNIKTPKQLSSAIKWLTHNAWFIVALWYLAIIVAILTNFWYYWKTLF; encoded by the coding sequence ATGACTAAAGCCAAAAAGCCCTTCCTCGATAGCTACAGAAAGTTTGCCCTAATACTAGTAATACTAAGCGTGATTGGGCTGATGGCTTCATTCATATTAACAGTCGAGAAAATAAACCTACTAAAATATCCTTCCAGCCCGCTTAGCTGCAATCTTAACCCCATAGTAAGCTGCGGCTCTGTTATTGAGTCGGGCCAAGCAGAAGCCTTTGGATTTACGAACTCTCTAATCGGGCTTGCTGGATTCAGCGTTATAATAACCATCTGCGTAGGCATGCTGGCTGGCGCCAAGTACAAGAAGTGGTTCTGGCTGGGGCTGCAAGCCGGCACGATACTAGGTGTTATTTTTGCACATTGGCTGTTCTACCAGAGTGTATATGTCATACAAGCACTTTGTCCTTTCTGCATAGTTGTCTGGGCGGTTGTTATTGGGCTTTTTGTATATACCACCTGCTTTAATTTTGCTGAGGGTAATATTAAAACCCCTAAGCAACTATCTTCTGCTATCAAGTGGCTCACTCACAATGCATGGTTTATCGTGGCTTTATGGTATTTAGCAATAATCGTAGCTATCCTGACAAATTTCTGGTACTACTGGAAGACACTGTTTTAG
- a CDS encoding glycosyltransferase family 2 protein: MAQLRLSKNPNQIPLGISDKRWFFRLWEIIPGLTSWSVLIIPVVLSLVYPIAVAYFIIAFDLLWLLKSMRMSVGLIQGYQALKRAEKIDWPARLNQLMDIDSSLRKAESSLAKLSRPGLFGLIRISSSRSKYQKAVSEVSRLSRVSEQKSTLIMPSEIYHVIITAVYNESLDVLRPSLEAILKSEYDPKKVIFVLAYEERGGDQTAQNAKLLESEYSAKFDGYLSICHPDGLSGEMKGKGANISFAGKILKTYLEERKIDPLNVIVTTLDSDHRPDPKYLPYLAYEYCINPNRTHFSFQPMAMFFNNIWDAPAPMRVIATGNSFWLMMESVRHYRLRNFAAHAQSMKTLIDTDFWSVTSIVEDGHQYWRTFFAYDGDHLVEPLYIPIYQDAVLAHNYRKTFLNQYKQLRRWAYGASDIPFVVTNNIRNKHIPFVNKWLQFYRLFEGHISWATAALILTFAAWIPLVLNSEFNRQVLAHQLPVVASRILTIALLGQFITILLSLLMLPPRPSHYKKSKFIFMIAQWFLVPITSIFFGSAAALDAQTRLMLGRYPKAFDVTDKAVKK, from the coding sequence ATGGCACAACTTAGGCTATCTAAAAATCCGAATCAGATACCACTTGGAATCTCTGATAAGAGATGGTTTTTTAGGCTCTGGGAGATAATACCAGGCCTTACAAGCTGGTCGGTTCTGATAATACCAGTAGTGCTTAGCTTGGTCTACCCAATAGCCGTGGCTTACTTTATCATTGCTTTTGATCTTTTGTGGCTGCTTAAATCCATGCGCATGAGTGTTGGTCTGATCCAAGGCTACCAGGCTCTTAAGCGAGCCGAAAAAATAGATTGGCCCGCCAGGCTTAATCAGCTTATGGATATAGACTCTTCCTTGCGCAAAGCCGAATCGAGCCTGGCTAAGCTTTCTCGTCCGGGATTATTCGGCTTGATTCGTATTAGTAGCAGTAGATCTAAGTACCAAAAAGCAGTGTCGGAAGTATCTAGGCTGAGCAGGGTTTCTGAGCAAAAGTCTACGCTGATAATGCCGAGCGAAATATATCATGTAATAATAACCGCTGTTTATAATGAATCGCTGGATGTATTAAGACCTTCGCTAGAAGCTATCCTGAAGTCCGAATATGATCCTAAAAAGGTAATATTTGTGCTCGCTTATGAAGAGCGTGGAGGCGATCAGACAGCCCAGAATGCCAAACTATTAGAATCTGAATACTCTGCCAAATTCGACGGCTATCTGAGTATTTGCCATCCAGATGGGCTCAGCGGCGAGATGAAGGGCAAAGGCGCTAATATCAGCTTCGCGGGTAAGATATTGAAGACCTACCTGGAGGAGAGAAAAATCGATCCTCTTAATGTAATTGTCACCACCCTAGATAGTGACCATCGGCCTGATCCTAAATATTTACCCTACCTGGCATACGAATATTGTATAAATCCTAATCGTACTCACTTTAGTTTTCAGCCCATGGCCATGTTTTTCAACAATATCTGGGACGCTCCAGCACCGATGCGCGTTATCGCCACGGGAAATTCTTTTTGGCTAATGATGGAGAGTGTTAGGCATTATAGGTTGCGCAACTTTGCTGCGCACGCCCAGAGTATGAAAACTTTGATAGACACAGATTTTTGGTCGGTTACTTCTATAGTGGAAGACGGTCATCAGTACTGGCGGACTTTCTTTGCCTACGATGGAGACCACCTAGTGGAGCCACTCTATATACCCATTTACCAGGATGCCGTGCTAGCTCATAACTACCGAAAAACATTCCTAAACCAGTATAAGCAGCTTCGCAGATGGGCTTATGGAGCCAGCGATATTCCCTTTGTTGTCACAAACAACATTAGGAACAAGCATATACCCTTTGTGAATAAATGGCTGCAGTTCTACAGATTATTTGAAGGACATATCAGCTGGGCCACAGCAGCCTTAATACTAACCTTCGCAGCCTGGATACCTCTTGTACTCAATTCAGAATTTAATCGCCAAGTATTAGCACATCAACTACCGGTGGTAGCCTCCAGGATACTGACAATCGCTCTACTGGGACAGTTTATTACCATCCTACTTAGCCTGTTAATGCTCCCGCCTCGTCCTAGCCACTATAAGAAATCTAAGTTTATATTTATGATCGCGCAATGGTTCTTGGTCCCGATAACATCGATATTTTTTGGATCCGCCGCTGCCCTGGATGCCCAAACCAGACTGATGCTTGGGCGCTATCCTAAGGCCTTTGATGTAACAGACAAGGCTGTTAAGAAATGA
- a CDS encoding MraY family glycosyltransferase, which produces MIFAIGLVLSFLISALLVPEVRKLAIMIGAVDNPKEASRKIHKKVMARGGGVAIYISFVVVCLMLLGTFPKQFIGLLVAGSMVLAIGLVDDVRRLSPWVKLLVQLLAALIASIGFGITIDNITNPFGNTLVFVEPTVSMALWGVSISFNWIAVALSVLWLVGMTNTINFLDGIDGLSGGVSAIAAGIIFLLAMTDKVNQPATALVSIILAGGCLGFLVYNFYPAKIFNGDSGAYFLGMTLGILAIFSGAKLATAALVLGLPILDATWSVLRRLAHRKSPFTADRGHLHYLFLDAGFSQRQAVMTIYVLCLAFGLIGIVGSSQQKILGIILLFIVMAALLVGLAYLKRIRSQK; this is translated from the coding sequence ATGATATTCGCAATCGGCCTAGTACTGTCCTTTCTGATTTCCGCCTTATTGGTTCCAGAGGTAAGGAAACTGGCCATCATGATTGGGGCCGTCGATAACCCCAAGGAGGCTAGTCGCAAGATACATAAAAAAGTAATGGCCAGAGGAGGAGGGGTAGCTATCTATATATCCTTCGTGGTTGTGTGTCTAATGCTACTAGGTACTTTCCCCAAGCAGTTCATTGGGCTCTTAGTAGCTGGGAGTATGGTTTTAGCCATAGGTCTGGTAGATGATGTTCGTAGGCTCAGCCCTTGGGTCAAGCTTTTAGTTCAGTTGCTGGCAGCGCTAATTGCCAGTATCGGCTTTGGGATTACAATCGATAACATCACAAACCCGTTTGGCAACACCTTGGTTTTTGTAGAACCTACCGTCTCCATGGCTTTATGGGGGGTATCCATTAGCTTTAATTGGATCGCCGTAGCATTATCGGTGCTATGGTTGGTGGGTATGACAAACACAATTAATTTTTTAGATGGTATCGACGGGCTTTCTGGTGGTGTATCGGCTATAGCAGCCGGTATTATATTCTTGTTAGCCATGACCGATAAGGTCAACCAGCCAGCCACAGCTCTAGTTTCGATTATACTGGCAGGGGGGTGTCTGGGATTCTTAGTATACAATTTTTATCCAGCTAAGATATTTAATGGCGACTCGGGGGCTTACTTCCTAGGTATGACACTGGGTATCCTGGCCATATTTTCTGGCGCCAAATTAGCCACAGCCGCACTGGTTTTGGGTTTGCCGATTCTGGACGCCACCTGGTCGGTGCTAAGGCGCCTTGCTCATCGTAAATCCCCATTTACTGCCGACAGAGGCCATCTGCACTACTTGTTTCTTGACGCTGGGTTTAGCCAGCGCCAAGCAGTCATGACTATATATGTTCTTTGTCTAGCCTTCGGACTTATCGGAATAGTCGGGTCTTCGCAACAGAAGATATTAGGCATTATATTATTATTTATTGTGATGGCAGCCTTGCTTGTGGGGCTGGCATACCTGAAACGAATCAGGAGCCAGAAATAA
- a CDS encoding 50S ribosomal protein L25 produces METIVISATIRDVFGKKLANTRKNGQIPGVVYGNKKDNKSVLLDAKSFSKAFTEAGHSTIVELKLGDDASENVLIHDISLDPITSNITHVDFYRVNMNKLIRTEIPLHFMGESAAVFQLEGTLFKNIEEVEVETLPATLPPHINVDISVLDDFDKSIHVSDLKFDEGVQVLTESSQLICKVEPPRSEEEMAALDEEIGDAIPEGAEDAESADADSKDAEKGEESDAKPEGEAKDKTKE; encoded by the coding sequence ATGGAAACAATTGTTATATCAGCAACTATACGCGATGTATTCGGCAAAAAGCTAGCTAATACCCGCAAAAACGGCCAAATACCCGGTGTAGTTTACGGCAATAAAAAAGATAATAAATCTGTGCTATTAGACGCTAAGTCGTTTTCAAAGGCTTTTACTGAGGCCGGCCATAGTACTATTGTAGAACTTAAGCTCGGCGATGATGCTAGCGAAAATGTTCTTATTCACGATATTTCCCTAGACCCTATCACAAGCAACATCACGCATGTTGATTTTTATAGAGTAAACATGAATAAGCTTATACGGACAGAAATCCCATTACACTTCATGGGCGAATCGGCAGCCGTATTCCAGCTGGAGGGGACACTATTTAAGAACATCGAAGAAGTTGAGGTAGAAACTCTCCCAGCTACTTTGCCCCCGCATATCAATGTAGATATATCTGTATTAGACGATTTCGATAAATCTATCCATGTTTCTGATCTGAAATTCGATGAGGGCGTACAGGTCCTAACTGAATCCAGCCAGCTTATTTGTAAGGTCGAGCCACCTCGTAGTGAAGAAGAAATGGCTGCCCTGGATGAAGAAATAGGAGATGCTATCCCAGAAGGCGCAGAGGACGCTGAGTCAGCTGACGCAGACTCCAAAGATGCCGAAAAGGGAGAAGAAAGTGATGCTAAGCCCGAGGGCGAAGCCAAAGATAAGACTAAAGAGTAA
- a CDS encoding UTP--glucose-1-phosphate uridylyltransferase, which translates to MKKITKAIIPAAGLGTRFLPQTKAMPKEMLPIVDKPIIQYVVEEAVSAGITDIIIVTGMHKRSLEDHFDHNSELEDRLRETGKQDMAEKIHQIGDMANFVYVRQKGIYGNGTPILNASRLIGDEPFLVLWADDFVVGEVSRAKQLVDAYERLQKPVISLVEVPEQDVSKYGIVEVESAIDSKILKLKNIVEKPTVEQAPSNLASVGGYILTPDILTYLDRQKPDSSGEIYLSSALQEYAQNNELYGLKIDGNWHDTGNKEKYLEAIMDVALADPKLAGVIYSYIEKYRGKSNG; encoded by the coding sequence ATGAAGAAAATTACAAAAGCGATTATACCGGCCGCTGGCTTAGGTACCAGATTCCTGCCTCAGACCAAGGCTATGCCTAAGGAGATGCTACCAATAGTCGATAAGCCTATTATTCAGTATGTGGTCGAGGAGGCCGTATCGGCTGGGATAACGGATATAATCATTGTTACTGGCATGCATAAGCGTTCGCTAGAAGATCATTTTGACCATAATTCGGAATTAGAAGATAGATTGCGCGAAACAGGGAAGCAGGATATGGCGGAAAAAATCCATCAGATAGGCGATATGGCTAACTTTGTGTATGTTCGCCAAAAAGGCATATATGGTAATGGCACTCCAATACTCAATGCCTCCCGCCTCATAGGGGATGAGCCATTTTTAGTGCTTTGGGCAGATGATTTCGTAGTGGGAGAGGTATCGAGGGCTAAGCAGCTTGTGGACGCCTATGAAAGACTCCAAAAGCCAGTGATTAGTCTGGTAGAGGTGCCTGAGCAAGATGTTAGTAAATACGGAATAGTCGAAGTGGAGTCGGCAATAGACAGCAAAATACTTAAATTAAAAAACATTGTAGAAAAACCAACAGTTGAGCAGGCTCCCAGTAACCTAGCATCTGTTGGGGGGTATATATTGACGCCAGATATCTTGACCTATCTAGATCGTCAAAAGCCAGATAGTAGTGGCGAGATATATCTATCATCGGCGCTTCAGGAATACGCTCAGAATAATGAGCTATATGGCCTAAAGATAGACGGGAACTGGCACGATACGGGTAATAAAGAGAAATACCTAGAGGCAATTATGGATGTTGCGTTAGCCGATCCTAAGCTTGCTGGTGTTATATATAGTTATATTGAAAAGTACAGAGGGAAATCAAATGGATAA
- a CDS encoding polyphenol oxidase family protein, which yields MDNRHSELVFAISKVSEGNMSYRWGDKAEVRQSRERFCNKMGITIDDVSSVSLEHGSKIVRIDEGNAGLGMDQENASHFEADGLITLSSGIGLMLVVADCIPAVFYEPKNHLLVLVHAGRMGVELNIAKQAIIEMKKLGNIDIEDIMVLAGPAISAKSYVFDSPQGVDMDFWADDFVIGDDGKYHMDIKSKFESQLLAAGVATQNIDISPIDTYTNTNYFSHRRSTAINEKEGRFAALAYIKP from the coding sequence ATGGATAATAGGCACAGTGAGCTAGTGTTCGCCATTTCCAAAGTGTCGGAAGGCAATATGAGCTATCGATGGGGTGATAAGGCTGAGGTTAGGCAATCAAGAGAACGGTTTTGTAATAAAATGGGAATAACTATTGATGATGTTTCGTCTGTATCTCTTGAGCATGGCAGCAAAATAGTTAGGATTGATGAAGGCAATGCTGGCTTGGGCATGGACCAAGAAAACGCCAGCCACTTTGAAGCTGATGGTTTGATAACTTTGTCATCTGGTATTGGCTTAATGCTAGTTGTGGCAGATTGTATTCCTGCAGTCTTTTATGAGCCTAAAAATCACCTTTTGGTCCTGGTTCACGCCGGCAGAATGGGGGTTGAATTAAACATTGCAAAACAAGCCATAATTGAAATGAAGAAGCTAGGGAATATTGATATTGAAGATATTATGGTCTTAGCCGGGCCTGCAATATCTGCTAAATCTTATGTTTTTGATTCACCTCAAGGGGTTGATATGGATTTCTGGGCAGATGACTTCGTGATTGGTGATGACGGCAAGTATCATATGGATATAAAGTCTAAATTCGAGTCTCAATTATTAGCAGCTGGGGTTGCCACACAAAATATTGATATTAGCCCCATAGATACCTACACAAATACCAATTATTTTTCTCATAGAAGGAGCACCGCAATAAACGAAAAGGAGGGTAGGTTCGCGGCGCTAGCCTATATCAAGCCCTAA
- the thrS gene encoding threonine--tRNA ligase, which produces MEISEQSHKIRHSLAHIMASAVQKIKPEASFGVGPAIDNGFYYDFLVDENFTEAELKSIEKEMRSIINKNIPFEQENWPIDKAIEYFDSKNQKFKVELLNDLKTKGTTAVADAGDDDLAKGSEGEIKEVSIYRTGDFMDLCRGPHVDNTSEIQADSFKLNRTSGVYWRGKEENPQMQRVYGLAFETKEKLSDYLQMLVEAEKRDHRKLGQELDLFVFSDMVGPGLPMYTPRGTVIMNQLKEALNEIGRDNDMESVSTPHLAKLDLYKTSGHADKFEDELFRVQSHYKQEFILKPVNCPHHTQIYSSRPRSYKDLPIRYIEQTMQYRDEKPGQIGGLQRTRGFTVDDGHTFCTVDQIQKEADLIAEVIEKFYQNLGLWGDHWVSLSVRDPKTPEAYIGDPDDWQLAEEMLQKVSDDRGLGAKRMEGEAALYGPKLDFMFKDALGRETQLATIQLDFAMPKRFELTYTDKDGSDKSPVMIHRAILGSFDST; this is translated from the coding sequence ATGGAAATTTCAGAACAATCTCATAAGATAAGACACAGCTTGGCGCATATAATGGCCTCGGCCGTCCAAAAGATTAAGCCAGAAGCTAGCTTTGGTGTGGGTCCGGCAATCGATAACGGCTTTTACTATGATTTCTTGGTGGATGAAAACTTTACAGAAGCCGAGCTTAAGTCAATCGAAAAGGAAATGCGTTCGATTATTAATAAAAATATCCCTTTTGAACAAGAAAATTGGCCTATTGATAAGGCTATCGAGTATTTTGATTCCAAGAATCAGAAGTTTAAGGTTGAATTGCTTAATGATCTTAAGACCAAAGGAACAACAGCAGTTGCTGATGCCGGCGATGATGATTTAGCCAAAGGCTCTGAAGGAGAAATTAAAGAGGTCAGTATCTATAGAACTGGTGATTTTATGGATTTATGTCGCGGTCCTCATGTAGATAACACTTCCGAAATTCAAGCTGATAGCTTTAAGTTGAATCGAACCAGCGGTGTTTACTGGAGAGGCAAAGAAGAAAACCCTCAGATGCAGCGTGTGTATGGCTTGGCTTTTGAGACCAAAGAAAAACTTAGTGACTACCTGCAGATGCTAGTCGAAGCTGAAAAGCGTGATCATCGCAAGCTTGGCCAGGAGCTAGATTTGTTTGTGTTCTCAGATATGGTTGGCCCTGGACTTCCAATGTACACGCCTCGCGGCACAGTAATAATGAATCAGCTCAAAGAAGCCTTGAATGAAATTGGCAGAGACAACGATATGGAGTCGGTTAGTACGCCCCATTTGGCAAAACTCGACCTCTATAAGACCTCTGGCCATGCAGACAAATTTGAAGATGAATTATTTAGGGTTCAAAGTCACTACAAGCAAGAATTTATTCTAAAACCCGTAAACTGTCCTCATCACACCCAAATATATTCTTCTAGGCCTAGGAGCTATAAGGATTTGCCAATTCGCTACATCGAGCAGACCATGCAATATCGTGATGAGAAGCCCGGACAAATAGGCGGCCTGCAAAGAACCAGAGGCTTTACAGTAGACGATGGCCACACTTTCTGTACTGTAGATCAAATTCAAAAAGAAGCAGACTTGATTGCAGAGGTTATCGAGAAGTTTTATCAAAATCTCGGCTTGTGGGGGGATCACTGGGTGTCGCTCTCGGTAAGAGACCCTAAAACTCCAGAAGCTTATATAGGCGACCCAGATGATTGGCAGCTGGCCGAAGAAATGCTGCAGAAGGTTTCTGATGATAGGGGCCTTGGCGCCAAGCGAATGGAAGGCGAGGCGGCACTTTATGGTCCAAAGCTAGATTTTATGTTCAAAGACGCCTTGGGTAGAGAAACCCAGCTGGCTACCATACAACTAGATTTTGCCATGCCAAAGAGATTTGAGCTGACCTATACAGATAAGGATGGCTCAGATAAAAGTCCTGTTATGATACACCGAGCTATACTTGGATCATTTGATAGCACCTGA
- a CDS encoding His/Gly/Thr/Pro-type tRNA ligase C-terminal domain-containing protein: MSDKFGEYAKSVHEKLHKVGVRVKLDDDSESLAKRIRNAEKLKVPVIMVVGEKEQESDSVSIRRHGKGDLGSSSLEQAISMIEDEISNRKL; encoded by the coding sequence GTGTCTGATAAGTTTGGTGAATATGCCAAGAGTGTCCATGAGAAGCTTCATAAGGTAGGCGTCAGGGTAAAACTGGATGATGATTCAGAATCATTGGCAAAACGCATTAGAAACGCCGAAAAGCTTAAGGTACCTGTGATTATGGTAGTCGGCGAGAAGGAGCAAGAATCTGATTCGGTCTCAATTCGCAGGCATGGCAAAGGGGATTTGGGCTCAAGCAGCCTTGAACAGGCAATCTCTATGATTGAAGACGAGATTTCAAATCGGAAATTGTAG
- the miaA gene encoding tRNA (adenosine(37)-N6)-dimethylallyltransferase MiaA encodes MQQAKILVIVGPTASGKTSLAIDLAKRFNGEIICADSRTIYSGMDIGTAKPSKLDQKLIKHYMLGIVEPNQSFSVVKYKQQALEAISQIKRNSKLPIIVGGSGMYIDSLLFDYQFRGHKLGKNIDGLSIEAKKAQAKILYPNDYNNIQGNNVRRLDQLLMYGPAGEEDRESLKLDCLIVGLSPKELMLKHNIELRASQMLNNNFVHEVEFLRAKYGPDAPGLSSTGYRQVSMMLDGELQESELLASIIKASNKLAKKQFTWFRRNKHINWFDSGDKSELLIAEYLN; translated from the coding sequence ATGCAACAGGCTAAGATTTTAGTAATTGTCGGCCCAACAGCTTCAGGCAAAACATCGCTTGCCATAGATTTGGCAAAGAGGTTCAACGGAGAGATAATTTGCGCAGACTCCAGGACAATCTATAGCGGTATGGACATTGGAACTGCCAAACCTTCAAAGTTGGATCAAAAACTTATAAAGCATTACATGCTGGGCATAGTTGAGCCGAACCAATCCTTCAGTGTTGTAAAATATAAACAGCAAGCTCTCGAAGCAATCAGCCAAATTAAGCGCAATAGTAAGCTTCCTATAATCGTGGGTGGCAGTGGAATGTATATAGATTCGTTGCTCTTTGATTACCAGTTTAGGGGGCATAAATTGGGCAAAAACATAGATGGACTATCGATTGAAGCTAAAAAAGCCCAGGCCAAGATTTTATATCCCAATGACTATAATAATATCCAAGGAAACAATGTCCGCAGGCTCGATCAGCTACTAATGTATGGCCCAGCGGGAGAGGAAGACAGAGAAAGCCTTAAGCTTGACTGTTTGATAGTTGGGCTATCCCCTAAAGAGCTTATGCTAAAGCATAATATTGAACTTAGAGCGAGCCAGATGTTGAACAATAACTTTGTTCACGAGGTGGAGTTTCTGAGAGCCAAGTATGGCCCTGATGCCCCCGGGCTTAGCTCTACGGGCTATCGGCAAGTGAGCATGATGCTTGATGGAGAGTTGCAGGAAAGCGAGCTACTAGCCTCTATCATTAAAGCCTCTAACAAACTGGCCAAAAAGCAGTTCACCTGGTTCAGGCGTAATAAGCATATAAACTGGTTTGATTCGGGTGATAAGTCAGAGCTGTTAATAGCAGAATATCTTAATTAG
- a CDS encoding MurT ligase domain-containing protein: MRSLIAILAAKAALKVNRLTGTGGSSLPGMIAKRLDKDILRKLVINNFPKGIIVITGTNGKTTTASMVANVLEESGISFIHNRSGSNMERGLISTIVESSGLDGKILADVGLFEVDEAYMPKVCRAIRPDWVVVTNLFRDQLDRYGELDKIARNFRNLFEELPDTKLVLNADDPLVASLGYKHDGRSKAEYFGIGDYIGPKLSHDRTADSIFDPFTQEKLHYTQKYFGHIGRYRGKPGEFTRPKPEYSANSVKQIGIDSVEFVVNKSTDYVKLSIPGLFNVYNAIAAFALSKVAFNLEDRELVRAISGSLAAFGRSEKLSYEGRDILMLLIKNPTGLNQVIQTYLLNESDRLLVFVINDNYADGRDVSWLWDAAIEDLATYKGKIMVSGSRARDMALRLKYAGLEDIMVVDDSSKLLEQIKLNSSKRSKVFILPTYTAMLAIRSSIVSEDEKAKEFWQ, encoded by the coding sequence ATGCGTAGTTTAATTGCTATATTAGCTGCTAAAGCAGCTCTAAAGGTGAATCGGCTGACTGGAACCGGAGGGTCTTCATTACCTGGCATGATAGCCAAGAGGCTGGATAAAGATATTCTCCGCAAGCTGGTCATCAATAACTTCCCCAAGGGAATAATAGTGATAACTGGCACCAACGGCAAGACAACCACAGCTAGTATGGTAGCAAATGTACTCGAAGAAAGCGGCATTAGTTTTATTCATAATAGGTCGGGTTCTAATATGGAGAGGGGTCTGATTTCGACGATAGTGGAGTCCTCTGGGCTTGATGGCAAAATTCTGGCCGATGTGGGCTTATTCGAGGTCGATGAGGCTTATATGCCGAAAGTGTGCAGGGCAATTCGGCCAGACTGGGTTGTAGTTACAAACCTTTTCAGGGATCAGCTAGATAGATACGGGGAGCTAGACAAAATAGCCAGGAACTTTCGCAACCTTTTTGAAGAACTCCCAGATACAAAGCTGGTTTTAAACGCCGATGATCCGCTGGTAGCTAGCCTTGGCTATAAGCATGATGGTAGGTCAAAAGCTGAATATTTTGGCATCGGCGACTATATTGGCCCAAAACTATCACACGATAGAACCGCAGATAGTATATTTGACCCTTTCACTCAAGAGAAGCTGCATTACACTCAAAAATACTTTGGCCATATTGGGCGCTACAGAGGAAAGCCAGGCGAATTCACCCGACCTAAGCCTGAGTATTCGGCAAACAGTGTAAAGCAAATTGGCATTGATTCAGTTGAATTTGTTGTAAATAAGTCTACAGATTATGTAAAACTAAGTATACCGGGGCTTTTTAATGTCTATAACGCGATTGCTGCATTTGCTCTAAGTAAGGTTGCTTTTAACCTAGAGGATAGAGAGCTAGTTAGGGCTATAAGTGGCTCACTTGCGGCTTTTGGGCGTTCCGAGAAGCTTTCTTATGAGGGTCGCGATATTTTAATGCTGTTAATTAAGAACCCAACTGGCCTCAACCAAGTAATCCAAACTTACTTACTAAACGAATCGGATCGCTTGCTGGTATTTGTTATTAATGATAACTACGCCGATGGCCGAGATGTTAGTTGGCTCTGGGACGCAGCAATCGAGGACCTGGCGACCTACAAAGGAAAGATTATGGTCTCTGGTTCAAGAGCCAGGGATATGGCCTTGAGGCTTAAGTACGCTGGCCTGGAGGATATTATGGTAGTAGATGATAGCTCAAAACTCCTAGAGCAGATCAAGCTTAATTCCTCCAAGCGAAGTAAGGTGTTTATCCTACCTACATATACCGCCATGTTGGCAATAAGAAGCTCTATAGTATCGGAAGATGAAAAAGCAAAGGAGTTTTGGCAATGA
- a CDS encoding glutamine amidotransferase, with protein MKAIKIVHLYSERMSIYGDYGNIIALSQRMNWRGINNTTIQVEVGQPLPKDFDILFIGGGQDKGQVIVAEDLASKSEEIHNFVESGGPLLAVCGGYQLLGEYFISNDYGEIKGIGIFNIISRATTERMIGNIVVKSDKFGQLIGFENHSGATEFVGRAHPLGEVRKGFGNNHSDKLEGAIYKNAIGTYMHGSFLPKNPMVCDWLIQKALLRANRPTGLEEINDDIELLARKKASKRPQ; from the coding sequence ATGAAGGCGATCAAAATAGTCCATCTTTATTCTGAGAGAATGAGTATTTATGGCGATTATGGAAATATAATCGCACTCAGCCAAAGGATGAATTGGCGCGGCATTAACAATACTACAATTCAGGTGGAGGTAGGTCAGCCTCTGCCCAAAGACTTTGATATATTATTTATAGGTGGTGGCCAGGATAAGGGACAGGTGATAGTGGCAGAGGATTTAGCTAGTAAATCTGAAGAAATTCATAATTTTGTAGAGTCTGGCGGCCCCTTACTGGCCGTTTGTGGGGGGTATCAGCTCCTTGGTGAGTACTTTATAAGCAATGATTATGGGGAGATAAAAGGGATTGGAATTTTCAACATTATATCAAGAGCTACAACTGAGAGAATGATCGGGAATATTGTTGTAAAGTCCGATAAGTTCGGTCAACTAATCGGCTTCGAAAATCACAGCGGGGCTACAGAGTTCGTAGGCAGAGCTCACCCCCTTGGGGAGGTAAGAAAGGGCTTTGGCAACAATCACAGCGACAAGCTCGAGGGGGCAATTTATAAAAACGCCATAGGTACTTATATGCACGGGTCCTTTTTGCCTAAAAACCCCATGGTCTGCGACTGGCTGATACAAAAAGCCCTCTTGCGGGCTAATCGACCTACTGGACTAGAGGAAATAAATGATGACATTGAATTATTGGCACGCAAAAAAGCTTCAAAGCGGCCTCAATAA